DNA sequence from the Salvia splendens isolate huo1 chromosome 19, SspV2, whole genome shotgun sequence genome:
GTTTGAAGCTAACATTTTGCCATGTCTATGAAGAAAAAGTTGAAGAGGGAAAAAAAGACAAGGAAGAGGGATGTTTGGACAATGAGAAAAGTTTATCGGGTCAAAACTGGAAGACCTCCCTCCCAAAATTCCAGAAGGCGTTCAAGAACTTGTCTCAGTTATTTGGTAAGCTACGTGACTAGTACTCTCATATAATCTATAAACAGCATAACTACTGAATTCAAATTTGTCCCTTGATACCTTGACTAAAGAGGTTTCTTGAATATATAATGAACTTATCATGAGGATTTTAGATGAGACAAGTATTGACTAGAGTGTCAAATATAAATTACCGAACCAGATGTTTTCTAAATCCTCTCTAGCTCTGGAGCCTTTTCTATGCACACATACACATCTCCGACATAATATATATACTATGTATTTGTTTTCAGTGTATAAAGATGAGCAGGAAGCAGAAACGGGGATGGAAATTGGATTACCGACAGATGTGAAGCATGTGAGTCACATAGGCCTTGATGGCTGCACGAATTCAATCTTTTCAATGGGCTGGGCTGAACAGGAGTTGATCGATCTCCATTCTTTCCCTCTGTCAGAGCTCGAATTTGCCATCAAAGCGCAAGCTGAAACACCCAAGATAACGAGTTTGCTAGAAACCAAATGTCATTCTAATAATAATTCCATTGCCCAATGAGAGTGTTACACTGGTACACTGAAATCTAAATGTATGCACCAGCAAAACAGCATCTTAGTTTCTACCAATTTTTTTACTTGTTGGCTGTAGTTATGATTTGTTGAGTGAAGCTATTCAATAGATACATAGGAGAGTTATACAGAAAAAAATGTAAGACAACTACTGATGTTTGATTTTAATACAAAAGCatatagagagatatccatTGGATTTTGCATGGGACTTTTTTGTAC
Encoded proteins:
- the LOC121778271 gene encoding CRIB domain-containing protein RIC4-like, producing MQHIYSNNMCPELITCFNMKDRLERFVLLPFAAGCISESSIPVVMHQSKRSKHEKVEEGKKDKEEGCLDNEKSLSGQNWKTSLPKFQKAFKNLSQLFVYKDEQEAETGMEIGLPTDVKHVSHIGLDGCTNSIFSMGWAEQELIDLHSFPLSELEFAIKAQAETPKITSLLETKCHSNNNSIAQ